Proteins found in one Anopheles aquasalis chromosome 3, idAnoAquaMG_Q_19, whole genome shotgun sequence genomic segment:
- the LOC126574288 gene encoding uncharacterized protein LOC126574288, which yields MKCSKTYADMHAYESQVQGHTVPENFTFVSIALRLGQTLEVPERSAFLCDCVAMAVSEQSHPIIPRVDVVFLAYRCADITGKMQPKVTLDSVCTISLFELEQHLRMKRRERSTMSIEAYKHYRWYNAALVAELCAIKGGKKERPLLRVFHWYIETSNRNAFRIEGKQYEAVSLVMAAEIEHWYCSAGAGKTAQGKRARVSDTPMQTESGQSAMESSASLSASMKAKPINSGHKMFVLENITEESG from the exons ATGAAATGTTCCAAAACATACGCAGACATGCACGCGTACGAATCGCAGGTACAAGGCCATACTGTACCCGAAAATTTCACATTCGTTAGTATTGCTTTGCGGCTAGGTCAAACGTTAGAAGTGCCTGAACGCTCTGCTTTCTTGTGTGATTGTGTAGCGATGGCCGTTTCTGAGCAGAGCCATCCGATAATACCTCGAGTCGATGTCGTATTTTTGGCATACCGATGTGCTGATATTACCGGGAAAATGCAACCAAAGGTAACGCTGGACAGCGTTTGTACGATTAGTTTATTCGAGCTAGAACAACATCTACGCATGAAACGTAGGGAACGAAGTACAATGTCCATCGAAGCCTACAAACATTACCGATGG TACAATGCAGCACTTGTTGCTGAATTGTGTGCCATAAAAGGCGGCAAAAAGGAACGGCCTCTACTACGCGTATTTCACTGGTACATTGAAACGTCGAACCGAAACGCATTCCGCATCGAAGGGAAACAGTATGAGGCAGTATCATTAGTGATGGCAGCCGAAATCGAACACTGGTATTGCAGTGCTGGAGCTGGTAAAACTGCGCAAGGTAAACGTGCCAGAGTTTCTGATACCCCAATGCAGACGGAAAGCGGCCAATCAGCCATGGAAAGCTCCGCTTCGCTATCTGCCTCAATGAAAGCCAAACCTATCAACTCTGGACATAAAATGTTTGTCCTAGAAAACATCACTGAAGAAAGCGGTTAA
- the LOC126574282 gene encoding ATP-dependent 6-phosphofructokinase isoform X3, with protein MSSAQVQRFIQHGAHKGKGIAVFTSGGDSQGMNAAVRAVVRMGIYVGCKVYFIREGYQGMVDGGDNIVEANWSSVSSIIHRGGTVIGSARCTDFRERAGRLQAAYNLISRGITNLVVIGGDGSLTGANLFRQEWGSLLDELLASNRITQDQRIKFKSLHIAGMVGSIDNDFCGTDMTIGTDSALHRIIEAIDAIVSTAYSHQRTFIMEVMGRHCGYLAVVAGVISEADYVFIPESPPPRDWETKICDKLEQERSAGQRLNIIIVSEGAIDRDGNPITAEKVKQVVVDRLQQDTRITVLGHVQRGGNPSAFDRVLGCRMGAEAVLALMEADDKTEPCVVSLDGNQAVRVPLMECVERTKSVAQAMADKNWELAVNLRGRSFARNLETYKMLTRLKPPKSAFDEQGRGVGGYTMAVMHIGAPACGMNAAVRSFVRNCIYRGDTVMGIHDGIEGLIGGHIKKMEWSDVTGWVGQGGAFLGTKRTLPEGKFKEIAARLKEFNIQALLIIGGFEAYHAAGQLTDQRANYKEFCIPLVVIPSTISNNVPGTEFSLGADTGLNEITEICDRIRQSAQGTKRRVFVIETMGGYCGYLATLAGLAGGADAAYIYEEKFTIKDLQQDVYHMASKMSDGVQRGLILRNEKASDNYNTEFIYRLYSEEGKGLFSTRSNVLGHMQQGGSPTPFDRNMGTKMAAKCVEWLVEQLKANTKPDGSIDAKTPETACLLGLVRRQYKFTPLKELIGETNFEQRIPKHQWWLKLRPLLRILAKHDSTYEEEGMYITVEEEMSTDSPCA; from the exons ATGTCAAGTGCTCAAGTTCAACGTTTTATCCAGCATGGAGCCCATAAAGGAAAGGGTATCGCCGTCTTCACCAGTGGTGGTGATTCTCAAGGCATGAACGCGGCTGTTCGTGCAGTAGTCCGGATGGGGATATACGTAGGCTGCAAG GTCTATTTCATCCGTGAGGGCTACCAAGGGATGGTCGACGGAGGCGACAACATAGTTGAGGCAAACTGGTCTTCCGTGTCGAGCATAATTCATCGGGGCGGAACAGTAATCGGATCGGCTCGTTGTACTGATTTCCGGGAGCGTGCGGGAAGACTGCAGGCAGCCTACAATCTCATTTCTCGAGGAATCACGAAtctggtggtgatcggtggtgatgggtcCCTAACTGGTGCGAATTTGTTCCGCCAAGAGTGGGGCAGTTTGCTGGATGAGTTGCTGGCCAGCAATCGTATTACCCAGGATCAACGTATCAAGTTTAAAAGCTTGCACATTGCTGGAATGGTCGGTTCAATCGATAATGATTTTTGCGGCACTGATATGACAATCGGCACAGACTCGGCGTTGCACCGTATcatcgaagcaatcgatgcgatcgttAGTACCGCTTACTCCCATCAACGTACTTTCATCATGGAGGTCATGGGCCGCCACTGCGG CTATCTGGCGGTAGTTGCAGGTGTGATTTCGGAGGCCGATTATGTTTTTATACCCGAGTCACCCCCACCACGCGATTGGGAAACAAAGATCTGCGATAAACTTGAACAG GAACGGTCCGCAGGACAGCGGTTAAACATTATTATCGTATCGGAAGGTGCGATTGATCGTGATGGCAATCCGATCACTGCTGAAAAGGTGAAGCAAGTAGTTGTGGATCGACTACAGCAGGACACTAGGATCACGGTGCTCGGTCATGTGCAGCGCGGAGGCAATCCAAGTGCATTCGATCGTGTGTTG GGCTGTCGAATGGGTGCCGAGGCTGTTCTTGCTTTAATGGAAGCGGACGACAAGACGGAACCCTGTGTGGTCTCTTTGGATGGTAATCAAGCGGTAAGAGTACCGTTGATGGAATGCGTCGAACGGACAAAATCGGTTGCCCAGGCTATGGCAGATAAGAACTGGGAGCTAGCCGTCAACTTGCGCGGTCGTTCATTTGCACGGAATTTGGAAACCTACAAGATGTTGACCCGGCTAAAGCCACCCAAAAGTGCATTCGACGAGCAAGGACGTGGGGTCGGCGGATACACAATGGCGGTCATGCATATCGGTGCCCCCGCATGTGGTATGAATGCAgccgtgcgttcgttcgttcgtaacTGCATCTACCGCGGTGACACCGTAATGGGCATTCATGATGGTATCGAGGGTCTAATTGGTGGACACATCAAGAAGATGGAGTGGTCAGATGTGACCGGTTGGGTTGGACAAGGTGGCGCGTTTCTAGGCACGAAGCGTACGCTTCCAGAGGGTAAATTCAAGGAAATTGCGGCCAGATTGAAGGAATTCAACATTCAGGCGTTGCTTATCATTGGTGGCTTCGAGGCTTATCATGCCGCAGGACAGTTGACCGATCAGCGGGCCAATTATAAAGAGTTTTGCATCCCACTCGTCGTCATCCCGTCGACCATTTCTAATAACGTACCTGGCACCGAGTTTTCGCTTGGTGCCGATACTGGTCTTAATGAAATTACGGAGATTTGTGATCGTATACGCCAGTCTGCGCAAGGCACGAAACGACGTGTGTTTGTCATTGAAACCATGGGTGGTTACTGCGGATATTTGGCAACCCTGGCGGGTTTGGCTGGTGGCGCTGATGCGGCTTACATCTATGAAGAAAAATTCACAATCAAGGACTTGCAGCAGGACGTGTACCATATGGCATCGAAGATGAGCGATGGCGTCCAGCGAGGACTTATTTTGCGCAACGAGAAGGCCTCCGATAATTACAATACCGAGTTCATTTATCGCCTGTATTCCGAAGAGGGCAAGGGATTATTTTCTACGCGATCAAACGTGCTTGGCCACATGCAACAGGGCGGCTCTCCGACTCCATTCGATCGCAATATGGGTACAAAAATGGCAGCTAAATGCGTCGAATGGTTGGTTGAGCAGTTGAAGGCGAACACTAAACCGGACGGTTCGATTGATGCTAAAACTCCAGaaactgcctgcctgctgggATTGGTGCGACGCCAGTATAAATTCACTCCGCTGAAGGAATTAATTGGGGAGACAAACTTTGA ACAGCGTATCCCAAAGCACCAGTGGTGGTTGAAGCTGCGCCCGTTGCTGCGGATTCTGGCCAAACATGATTCTACTTACGAAGAGGAAGGCATGTACATCACGGTTGAAGAGGAGATGTCGACCGATTCGCCGTGCGCTTGA
- the LOC126574282 gene encoding ATP-dependent 6-phosphofructokinase isoform X2 — MSSAQVQRFIQHGAHKGKGIAVFTSGGDSQGMNAAVRAVVRMGIYVGCKVYFIREGYQGMVDGGDNIVEANWSSVSSIIHRGGTVIGSARCTDFRERAGRLQAAYNLISRGITNLVVIGGDGSLTGANLFRQEWGSLLDELLASNRITQDQRIKFKSLHIAGMVGSIDNDFCGTDMTIGTDSALHRIIEAIDAIVSTAYSHQRTFIMEVMGRHCGYLAVVAGLCVEADYIFIPEDPPKPDWPERLCKQLTQERSAGQRLNIIIVSEGAIDRDGNPITAEKVKQVVVDRLQQDTRITVLGHVQRGGNPSAFDRVLGCRMGAEAVLALMEADDKTEPCVVSLDGNQAVRVPLMECVERTKSVAQAMADKNWELAVNLRGRSFARNLETYKMLTRLKPPKSAFDEQGRGVGGYTMAVMHIGAPACGMNAAVRSFVRNCIYRGDTVMGIHDGIEGLIGGHIKKMEWSDVTGWVGQGGAFLGTKRTLPEGKFKEIAARLKEFNIQALLIIGGFEAYHAAGQLTDQRANYKEFCIPLVVIPSTISNNVPGTEFSLGADTGLNEITEICDRIRQSAQGTKRRVFVIETMGGYCGYLATLAGLAGGADAAYIYEEKFTIKDLQQDVYHMASKMSDGVQRGLILRNEKASDNYNTEFIYRLYSEEGKGLFSTRSNVLGHMQQGGSPTPFDRNMGTKMAAKCVEWLVEQLKANTKPDGSIDAKTPETACLLGLVRRQYKFTPLKELIGETNFEQRIPKHQWWLKLRPLLRILAKHDSTYEEEGMYITVEEEMSTDSPCA, encoded by the exons ATGTCAAGTGCTCAAGTTCAACGTTTTATCCAGCATGGAGCCCATAAAGGAAAGGGTATCGCCGTCTTCACCAGTGGTGGTGATTCTCAAGGCATGAACGCGGCTGTTCGTGCAGTAGTCCGGATGGGGATATACGTAGGCTGCAAG GTCTATTTCATCCGTGAGGGCTACCAAGGGATGGTCGACGGAGGCGACAACATAGTTGAGGCAAACTGGTCTTCCGTGTCGAGCATAATTCATCGGGGCGGAACAGTAATCGGATCGGCTCGTTGTACTGATTTCCGGGAGCGTGCGGGAAGACTGCAGGCAGCCTACAATCTCATTTCTCGAGGAATCACGAAtctggtggtgatcggtggtgatgggtcCCTAACTGGTGCGAATTTGTTCCGCCAAGAGTGGGGCAGTTTGCTGGATGAGTTGCTGGCCAGCAATCGTATTACCCAGGATCAACGTATCAAGTTTAAAAGCTTGCACATTGCTGGAATGGTCGGTTCAATCGATAATGATTTTTGCGGCACTGATATGACAATCGGCACAGACTCGGCGTTGCACCGTATcatcgaagcaatcgatgcgatcgttAGTACCGCTTACTCCCATCAACGTACTTTCATCATGGAGGTCATGGGCCGCCACTGCGG CTATTTGGCAGTAGTAGCAGGTCTTTGCGTCGAAGCCGATTACATTTTCATTCCGGAAGATCCTCCGAAACCCGATTGGCCGGAACGTCTCTGCAAGCAATTGACACAG GAACGGTCCGCAGGACAGCGGTTAAACATTATTATCGTATCGGAAGGTGCGATTGATCGTGATGGCAATCCGATCACTGCTGAAAAGGTGAAGCAAGTAGTTGTGGATCGACTACAGCAGGACACTAGGATCACGGTGCTCGGTCATGTGCAGCGCGGAGGCAATCCAAGTGCATTCGATCGTGTGTTG GGCTGTCGAATGGGTGCCGAGGCTGTTCTTGCTTTAATGGAAGCGGACGACAAGACGGAACCCTGTGTGGTCTCTTTGGATGGTAATCAAGCGGTAAGAGTACCGTTGATGGAATGCGTCGAACGGACAAAATCGGTTGCCCAGGCTATGGCAGATAAGAACTGGGAGCTAGCCGTCAACTTGCGCGGTCGTTCATTTGCACGGAATTTGGAAACCTACAAGATGTTGACCCGGCTAAAGCCACCCAAAAGTGCATTCGACGAGCAAGGACGTGGGGTCGGCGGATACACAATGGCGGTCATGCATATCGGTGCCCCCGCATGTGGTATGAATGCAgccgtgcgttcgttcgttcgtaacTGCATCTACCGCGGTGACACCGTAATGGGCATTCATGATGGTATCGAGGGTCTAATTGGTGGACACATCAAGAAGATGGAGTGGTCAGATGTGACCGGTTGGGTTGGACAAGGTGGCGCGTTTCTAGGCACGAAGCGTACGCTTCCAGAGGGTAAATTCAAGGAAATTGCGGCCAGATTGAAGGAATTCAACATTCAGGCGTTGCTTATCATTGGTGGCTTCGAGGCTTATCATGCCGCAGGACAGTTGACCGATCAGCGGGCCAATTATAAAGAGTTTTGCATCCCACTCGTCGTCATCCCGTCGACCATTTCTAATAACGTACCTGGCACCGAGTTTTCGCTTGGTGCCGATACTGGTCTTAATGAAATTACGGAGATTTGTGATCGTATACGCCAGTCTGCGCAAGGCACGAAACGACGTGTGTTTGTCATTGAAACCATGGGTGGTTACTGCGGATATTTGGCAACCCTGGCGGGTTTGGCTGGTGGCGCTGATGCGGCTTACATCTATGAAGAAAAATTCACAATCAAGGACTTGCAGCAGGACGTGTACCATATGGCATCGAAGATGAGCGATGGCGTCCAGCGAGGACTTATTTTGCGCAACGAGAAGGCCTCCGATAATTACAATACCGAGTTCATTTATCGCCTGTATTCCGAAGAGGGCAAGGGATTATTTTCTACGCGATCAAACGTGCTTGGCCACATGCAACAGGGCGGCTCTCCGACTCCATTCGATCGCAATATGGGTACAAAAATGGCAGCTAAATGCGTCGAATGGTTGGTTGAGCAGTTGAAGGCGAACACTAAACCGGACGGTTCGATTGATGCTAAAACTCCAGaaactgcctgcctgctgggATTGGTGCGACGCCAGTATAAATTCACTCCGCTGAAGGAATTAATTGGGGAGACAAACTTTGA ACAGCGTATCCCAAAGCACCAGTGGTGGTTGAAGCTGCGCCCGTTGCTGCGGATTCTGGCCAAACATGATTCTACTTACGAAGAGGAAGGCATGTACATCACGGTTGAAGAGGAGATGTCGACCGATTCGCCGTGCGCTTGA
- the LOC126574282 gene encoding ATP-dependent 6-phosphofructokinase isoform X1, translating to MSSAQVQRFIQHGAHKGKGIAVFTSGGDSQGMNAAVRAVVRMGIYVGCKVYFIREGYQGMVDGGDNIVEANWSSVSSIIHRGGTVIGSARCTDFRERAGRLQAAYNLISRGITNLVVIGGDGSLTGANLFRQEWGSLLDELLASNRITQDQRIKFKSLHIAGMVGSIDNDFCGTDMTIGTDSALHRIIEAIDAIVSTAYSHQRTFIMEVMGRHCGYLAIMAALASEADYVFIPEDPVVHNWPEKLCKKILQERSAGQRLNIIIVSEGAIDRDGNPITAEKVKQVVVDRLQQDTRITVLGHVQRGGNPSAFDRVLGCRMGAEAVLALMEADDKTEPCVVSLDGNQAVRVPLMECVERTKSVAQAMADKNWELAVNLRGRSFARNLETYKMLTRLKPPKSAFDEQGRGVGGYTMAVMHIGAPACGMNAAVRSFVRNCIYRGDTVMGIHDGIEGLIGGHIKKMEWSDVTGWVGQGGAFLGTKRTLPEGKFKEIAARLKEFNIQALLIIGGFEAYHAAGQLTDQRANYKEFCIPLVVIPSTISNNVPGTEFSLGADTGLNEITEICDRIRQSAQGTKRRVFVIETMGGYCGYLATLAGLAGGADAAYIYEEKFTIKDLQQDVYHMASKMSDGVQRGLILRNEKASDNYNTEFIYRLYSEEGKGLFSTRSNVLGHMQQGGSPTPFDRNMGTKMAAKCVEWLVEQLKANTKPDGSIDAKTPETACLLGLVRRQYKFTPLKELIGETNFEQRIPKHQWWLKLRPLLRILAKHDSTYEEEGMYITVEEEMSTDSPCA from the exons ATGTCAAGTGCTCAAGTTCAACGTTTTATCCAGCATGGAGCCCATAAAGGAAAGGGTATCGCCGTCTTCACCAGTGGTGGTGATTCTCAAGGCATGAACGCGGCTGTTCGTGCAGTAGTCCGGATGGGGATATACGTAGGCTGCAAG GTCTATTTCATCCGTGAGGGCTACCAAGGGATGGTCGACGGAGGCGACAACATAGTTGAGGCAAACTGGTCTTCCGTGTCGAGCATAATTCATCGGGGCGGAACAGTAATCGGATCGGCTCGTTGTACTGATTTCCGGGAGCGTGCGGGAAGACTGCAGGCAGCCTACAATCTCATTTCTCGAGGAATCACGAAtctggtggtgatcggtggtgatgggtcCCTAACTGGTGCGAATTTGTTCCGCCAAGAGTGGGGCAGTTTGCTGGATGAGTTGCTGGCCAGCAATCGTATTACCCAGGATCAACGTATCAAGTTTAAAAGCTTGCACATTGCTGGAATGGTCGGTTCAATCGATAATGATTTTTGCGGCACTGATATGACAATCGGCACAGACTCGGCGTTGCACCGTATcatcgaagcaatcgatgcgatcgttAGTACCGCTTACTCCCATCAACGTACTTTCATCATGGAGGTCATGGGCCGCCACTGCGG TTACCTAGCCATAATGGCTGCTTTAGCAAGCGAGGCAGACTATGTATTCATTCCGGAAGATCCCGTAGTGCATAATTGGCCAGAGAAATTATGTAAAAAGATACTGCAG GAACGGTCCGCAGGACAGCGGTTAAACATTATTATCGTATCGGAAGGTGCGATTGATCGTGATGGCAATCCGATCACTGCTGAAAAGGTGAAGCAAGTAGTTGTGGATCGACTACAGCAGGACACTAGGATCACGGTGCTCGGTCATGTGCAGCGCGGAGGCAATCCAAGTGCATTCGATCGTGTGTTG GGCTGTCGAATGGGTGCCGAGGCTGTTCTTGCTTTAATGGAAGCGGACGACAAGACGGAACCCTGTGTGGTCTCTTTGGATGGTAATCAAGCGGTAAGAGTACCGTTGATGGAATGCGTCGAACGGACAAAATCGGTTGCCCAGGCTATGGCAGATAAGAACTGGGAGCTAGCCGTCAACTTGCGCGGTCGTTCATTTGCACGGAATTTGGAAACCTACAAGATGTTGACCCGGCTAAAGCCACCCAAAAGTGCATTCGACGAGCAAGGACGTGGGGTCGGCGGATACACAATGGCGGTCATGCATATCGGTGCCCCCGCATGTGGTATGAATGCAgccgtgcgttcgttcgttcgtaacTGCATCTACCGCGGTGACACCGTAATGGGCATTCATGATGGTATCGAGGGTCTAATTGGTGGACACATCAAGAAGATGGAGTGGTCAGATGTGACCGGTTGGGTTGGACAAGGTGGCGCGTTTCTAGGCACGAAGCGTACGCTTCCAGAGGGTAAATTCAAGGAAATTGCGGCCAGATTGAAGGAATTCAACATTCAGGCGTTGCTTATCATTGGTGGCTTCGAGGCTTATCATGCCGCAGGACAGTTGACCGATCAGCGGGCCAATTATAAAGAGTTTTGCATCCCACTCGTCGTCATCCCGTCGACCATTTCTAATAACGTACCTGGCACCGAGTTTTCGCTTGGTGCCGATACTGGTCTTAATGAAATTACGGAGATTTGTGATCGTATACGCCAGTCTGCGCAAGGCACGAAACGACGTGTGTTTGTCATTGAAACCATGGGTGGTTACTGCGGATATTTGGCAACCCTGGCGGGTTTGGCTGGTGGCGCTGATGCGGCTTACATCTATGAAGAAAAATTCACAATCAAGGACTTGCAGCAGGACGTGTACCATATGGCATCGAAGATGAGCGATGGCGTCCAGCGAGGACTTATTTTGCGCAACGAGAAGGCCTCCGATAATTACAATACCGAGTTCATTTATCGCCTGTATTCCGAAGAGGGCAAGGGATTATTTTCTACGCGATCAAACGTGCTTGGCCACATGCAACAGGGCGGCTCTCCGACTCCATTCGATCGCAATATGGGTACAAAAATGGCAGCTAAATGCGTCGAATGGTTGGTTGAGCAGTTGAAGGCGAACACTAAACCGGACGGTTCGATTGATGCTAAAACTCCAGaaactgcctgcctgctgggATTGGTGCGACGCCAGTATAAATTCACTCCGCTGAAGGAATTAATTGGGGAGACAAACTTTGA ACAGCGTATCCCAAAGCACCAGTGGTGGTTGAAGCTGCGCCCGTTGCTGCGGATTCTGGCCAAACATGATTCTACTTACGAAGAGGAAGGCATGTACATCACGGTTGAAGAGGAGATGTCGACCGATTCGCCGTGCGCTTGA
- the LOC126574287 gene encoding 14-3-3 protein zeta isoform X2 codes for MSTVDKEELVQKAKLAEQSERYDDMAQAMKSVTETGVELSNEERNLLSVAYKNVVGARRSSWRVISSIEQKTESSARKQQLAREYRERVEKELREICYEVLGLLDKFLIPKASNPESKVFYLKMKGDYYRYLAEVATGETRHTVVEDSQKSYQEAFDIAKSKMQPTHPIRLGLALNFSVFYYEIINSPARACHLAKQAFDDAIAELDTLNEDSYKDSTLIMQLLRDNLTLWTSDTQGDGDEPQEGGDN; via the exons ATGTCTACCGTCGACAAGGAAGAGCTAGTTCAGAAGGCAAAACTAGCCGAACAGTCTGAACG ATATGATGATATGGCACAGGCAATGAAATCAGTAACAGAAACTGGTGTTGAATTGTCAAACGAAGAGAGGAACCTGCTGTCCGTCGCTTACAAGAATGTTGTCGGTGCACGAAG ATCATCGTGGCGAGTGATATCGTCCATCGAACAGAAAACCGAATCCTCTGCCCGCAAACAACAACTAGCCCGCGAGTACCGAGAACGAGTTGAGAAGGAACTGAGGGAAATATGTTATGAAGTGTTG GGTCTATTGGATAAATTCCTAATTCCCAAAGCTAGTAATCCAGAGAGTAAGGTGTTTTATCTTAAAATGAAAGGAGATTACTACCGATACCTAGCTGAAGTAGCCACTGGCGAAACACGCCACA cCGTGGTAGAAGATTCCCAGAAATCGTATCAGGAAGCGTTCGATATTGCAAAATCAAAGATGCAACCAACGCATCCAATTCGGTTAGGTCTTGCATTaaatttttctgttttttactATGAAATCATTAACTCTCCGGCACGGGCCTGCCATCTGGCAAAGCAG GCATTCGATGATGCGATTGCTGAGCTGGACACACTGAACGAGGATTCCTATAAAGATTCTACACTCATCATGCAGCTGCTGCGAGACAACCTTACGCTGTGGACGTCCGATACCCAAGGCGACGGGGATGAACCACAAGAAGGAGGCGATAATTAA
- the LOC126574287 gene encoding 14-3-3 protein zeta isoform X1, protein MSTVDKEELVQKAKLAEQSERYDDMAQAMKSVTETGVELSNEERNLLSVAYKNVVGARRSSWRVISSIEQKTESSARKQQLAREYRERVEKELREICYEVLGLLDKFLIPKASNPESKVFYLKMKGDYYRYLAEVATGETRHTVVDDSQAAYQDAFEISKGKMQPTHPIRLGLALNFSVFYYEILNSPDKACQLAKQAFDDAIAELDTLNEDSYKDSTLIMQLLRDNLTLWTSDTQGDGDEPQEGGDN, encoded by the exons ATGTCTACCGTCGACAAGGAAGAGCTAGTTCAGAAGGCAAAACTAGCCGAACAGTCTGAACG ATATGATGATATGGCACAGGCAATGAAATCAGTAACAGAAACTGGTGTTGAATTGTCAAACGAAGAGAGGAACCTGCTGTCCGTCGCTTACAAGAATGTTGTCGGTGCACGAAG ATCATCGTGGCGAGTGATATCGTCCATCGAACAGAAAACCGAATCCTCTGCCCGCAAACAACAACTAGCCCGCGAGTACCGAGAACGAGTTGAGAAGGAACTGAGGGAAATATGTTATGAAGTGTTG GGTCTATTGGATAAATTCCTAATTCCCAAAGCTAGTAATCCAGAGAGTAAGGTGTTTTATCTTAAAATGAAAGGAGATTACTACCGATACCTAGCTGAAGTAGCCACTGGCGAAACACGCCACA CTGTAGTCGACGATTCCCAAGCTGCGTACCAGGATGCCTTTGAAATTAGTAAAGGCAAAATGCAACCAACACACCCTATTCGGTTGGGTCTTGCGCTCAATTTTTCAGTCTTCTATTATGAGATCTTAAATTCTCCCGACAAAGCCTGCCAGCTGGCTAAACAG GCATTCGATGATGCGATTGCTGAGCTGGACACACTGAACGAGGATTCCTATAAAGATTCTACACTCATCATGCAGCTGCTGCGAGACAACCTTACGCTGTGGACGTCCGATACCCAAGGCGACGGGGATGAACCACAAGAAGGAGGCGATAATTAA